In Phyllopteryx taeniolatus isolate TA_2022b chromosome 8, UOR_Ptae_1.2, whole genome shotgun sequence, one genomic interval encodes:
- the chchd2 gene encoding coiled-coil-helix-coiled-coil-helix domain-containing protein 2 → MPRGSRSRTSRMPSPASRAPPPPPPPPRAPVPMHAPPAAVAAPAAAPRQPGMFAQMATTAAGVAVGSAVGHTIGHAMTGAFSGGSSEPASPDVTYQEPHQAQPYQTQSPYQQQNSPQQACSYELKQFIDCAQSQSDLKLCEGFSEVLKQCKFANGLS, encoded by the exons ATGCCGAGAGGAAGCAGAAGCAGAACCTCGAGGATGCCTTCTCCAGCAAG CCGGGCacctccaccaccaccccctccccctcgtGCACCTGTACCAATGCATGCACCTCCAGCCGCTGTGGCTGCTCCAGCGGCAGCACCCAGACAGCCCGGTATGTTTGCCCAGATGGCGACTACCGCTGCCGGGGTAGCGGTGGGGTCTGCAGTCGGACACACCATCGGCCATGCGATGACTGGAGCCTTCAGTGGGGGTAGCTCGGAGCCTGCGAGCCCTGATGTCACATACCAG GAGCCCCACCAGGCCCAGCCATACCAAACACAGTCTCCCTACCAGCAGCAAAACAGCCCACAGCAAGCCTGTTCCTATGAGCTCAAACAGTTCATCGACTGTGCTCAATCTCAAAGTGATCTAAAACTCTGCGAGGGCTTCAGCGAGGTGCTTAAACAGTGCAAGTTTGCTAATG GTCTGTCTTGA